One genomic segment of Rhinolophus sinicus isolate RSC01 linkage group LG11, ASM3656204v1, whole genome shotgun sequence includes these proteins:
- the SLC12A4 gene encoding solute carrier family 12 member 4, which produces MRAGGARRPGTAETAGPEAGAAVRAMPHFTVVPVDGPRRGDYDNLEGLSWVDYGERAEREDSDGHGNHKESSPFLCPLEASRGSEYYDRNLALFEEELDIRPKVSSLLGKLVSYTNLTQGAKEHEEAENGDGTRRRAAKAPSMGTLMGVYLPCLQNIFGVILFLRLTWMVGTAGVLQALLIVLICCCCTLLTAISMSAIATNGVVPAGGSYFMISRSLGPEFGGAVGLCFYLGTTFAAAMYILGAIEILLTYIAPPAAIFYPTGAHDTSSATLNNMRVYGTIFLTFMTLVVFVGVKYVNKFASLFLACVIISILSIYAGGIKSIFDPPIFPVCMLGNRTLSRDQFDICAKTAMVDNETVATQLWSLFCHSSNLTTDSCDPYFLLNNVTEIPGIPGAAAGVLQENLWSAYLEKSEVVEKHGLPSTDAVGLKESLPLYVVADIATSFTVLVGIFFPSVTGIMAGSNRSGDLRDAQKSIPVGTILAIVTTSLVYFSSVVLFGACIEGVVLRDKYGDGVSRNLVVGTLAWPSPWVIVIGSFFSTCGAGLQSLTGAPRLLQAIAKDNIIPFLRVFGHGKANGEPTWALLLTALIAELGILIASLDMVAPILSMFFLMCYLFVNLACAVQTLLRTPNWRPRFKYYHWALSFLGMSLCLALMFVSSWYYALVAMLIAGMIYKYIEYQGAEKEWGDGIRGLSLSAARYALLRLEEGPPHTKNWRPQLLVLLKLDEDLHVKYPRLLTFASQLKAGKGLTIVGSVIQGNFLESYGEAQAAEQTIKNMMEIEKVKGFCQVVVANKVREGLAHLIQSCGLGGMRHNSVVLGWPYGWRQSEDPRAWKTFIDTVRCTTAAHLALLVPKNIAFYPSNHERYLEGHIDVWWIVHDGGMLMLLPFLLRQHKVWRKCRMRIFTVAQMDDNSIQMKKDLAVFLYHLRLEAEVEVVEMHNSDISAYTYERTLMMEQRSQMLRQMRLTKTEREREAQLVKDRHSSLRLESLYSDEEDESAAGADKIQMTWTRDKYMAAEPWDPSHAPDNFRELVHIKPDQSNVRRMHTAVKLNEVIVTRSHDARLVLLNMPGPPKNSEGDENYMEFLEVLTEGLERVLLVRGGGREVITIYS; this is translated from the exons ATGCGGGCGGGCGGGGCGCGCCGGCCCGGGACAGCGGAGACAGCCGGGCCAGAGGCTGGGGCAGCGGTGCGTGCGATGCCTCACTTCACCGTGGTACCGGTGGACGGACCGCGGCGCGGCGACTATGACAACCTCGAGGGGCTCAGTTGGGTGGACTACGGGGAGCGCGCCGAGCGGGAAGACTCAGACG GACATGGCAACCACAAAGAGAGCAGCCCTTTCCTTTGTCCCTTGGAAGCTTCCAGAGGAAGTGAATACTATGACCGGAACCTGGCACTGTTTGAG GAAGAGCTGGACATCCGCCCAAAGGTATCTTCTCTTCTGGGCAAGCTCGTCAGCTACACCAACCTCACACAGGGTGCCAAGGAGCACGAGGAGGCTGAAAATGGGGACGGCACCCGCCGGAGAGCAGCCAAG GCACCCAGCATGGGCACCCTCATGGGGGTGTATCTGCCCTGCCTACAGAATATCTTCGGGGTGATCCTCTTCCTGCGGCTGACCTGGATGGTGGGTACGGCCGGGGTGCTGCAGGCACTGCTCATTGTACTcatctgctgctgctgt ACCTTGCTGACGGCCATCTCCATGAGTGCCATCGCCACCAATGGAGTGGTTCCAG CTGGGGGCTCCTATTTCATGATCTCCCGCTCACTGGGGCCAGAATTTGGAGGTGCTGTGGGCCTATGCTTCTACCTGGGAACAACATTTGCAGCGGCCATGTACATCCTGGGGGCCATTGAGATCTTGCTG ACCTACATTGCCCCGCCAGCCGCCATTTTTTACCCAACAGGCGCTCACGACACATCGAGTGCTACCTTGAACAACATGCGAGTGTATGGGACCATTTTTCTGACCTTCATGACCCTGGTGGTGTTTGTTGGTGTCAAGTATGTGAATAAATTTGCCTCGCTCTTCCTGGCCTGTGTGATCATCTCCATCCTGTCCATCTATGCTGGGGGCATCAAGTCTATTTTTGACCCTCCCATATTTCC AGTGTGCATGCTGGGCAACAGGACCCTGTCCCGGGACCAGTTTGACATCTGTGCCAAGACGGCCATGGTGGATAATGAGACAGTGGCCACCCAGCTATGGAGCCTCTTCTGCCACAGCTCCAACCTTACCACTGACTCCTGTGACCCCTACTTCCTGCTCAACAATGTGACCGAGATCCCTGGCATCCCTGGGGCAGCTGCTGGTGTGCTCCAGG AGAACCTATGGAGTGCCTACCTGGAGAAGAGCGAGGTTGTGGAGAAGCATGGGCTGCCCTCCACAGATGCCGTTGGCCTGAAGGAGAGCCTGCCCCTGTACGTGGTGGCTGACATTGCCACATCCTTCACTGTGCTCGTCGGCATCTTCTTCCCCTCTGTGACAG GCATTATGGCTGGCTCAAATCGCTCCGGAGACCTTCGCGACGCCCAGAAGTCAATCCCAGTGGGGACCATTCTGGCCATTGTTACCACCTCCCTCGTGT ACTTCAGCAGTGTGGTTCTCTTTGGCGCCTGCATCGAGGGTGTGGTGCTCCGGGACAA GTACGGTGATGGTGTGAGCAGGAACCTGGTGGTGGGCACACTGGCCTGGCCTTCGCCCTGGGTCATTGTCATCGGCTCCTTCTTCTCAACTTGTGGCGCCGGTCTGCAGAGCCTCACAGGGGCACCACGCCTGTTGCAGGCCATCGCCAAGGACAACATCATCCCCTTTCTCCGG GTATTTGGTCACGGGAAGGCAAATGGTGAACCAACATGGGCACTCCTCCTCACGGCACTCATCGCTGAGCTGGGCATCCTCATTGCCTCTCTTGACATGGTGGCCCCCATCCTATCCAT GTTCTTTCTGATGTGTTACCTGTTTGTGAACCTGGCCTGTGCTGTGCAGACACTCCTGAGGACTCCCAACTGGCGGCCCCGGTTCAAGTACTATCACTG GGCGCTGTCCTTCCTGGGCATGAGCCTCTGCCTGGCCCTTATGTTTGTCTCCTCCTGGTACTATGCCCTGGTTGCCATGCTCATTGCGGGCATGATCTACAAGTACATTGAATACCAAGG GGCTGAGAAGGAATGGGGTGATGGGATCCGAGGCCTGTCTCTGAGTGCTGCCCGCTATGCACTGTTGCGACTAGAGGAGGGGCCTCCTCACACCAAGAACTGGCG GCCTCAGCTGCTGGTACTGCTAAAGCTAGATGAGGACCTTCACGTGAAGTACCCACGGCTCCTCACCTTTGCCTCCCAGCTGAAGGCCGGCAAGGGCCTGACCATAGTTGGTTCTGTCATCCAGGGAAACTTCTTGGAGAGCTACGGCGAGGCCCAGGCTGCTGAGCAG ACCATCAAGAACATGATGGAGATTGAGAAAGTGAAGGGCTTCTGCCAGGTGGTGGTAGCCAACAAGGTGCGTGAGGGACTGGCCCACCTCATCCAGTCTTGTGGCCTGGGCGGCATGAGGCACAACTCGGTGGTGCTGGGCTGGCCCTATGGCTGGCGACAGAGCGAGGACCCACGTGCCTGGAAGACCTTCATTG ACACTGTTCGTTGCACTACGGCGGCCCACCTGGCACTGCTTGTGCCCAAGAACATCGCCTTCTACCCCAGCAACCATGAGCGCTACCTGGAGGGCCACATCGACGTGTGGTGGATTGTGCATGACGGTGGCATGCTTATGCTTTTGCCCTTCCTGCTGCGCCAGCACAAG GTTTGGAGGAAGTGCCGGATGCGCATCTTCACGGTGGCCCAGATGGATGACAACAGCATCCAGATGAAGAAGGACCTGGCCGTCTTCCTGTACCACCTACGCCTTGAGGCggaggtggaggtggtggagaTG CACAACAGCGACATCTCAGCATATACCTACGAGCGGACGCTGATGATGGAGCAACGGTCCCAGATGCTGCGGCAGATGAGGCTGACCAAGACCGAGCGGGAGCGAGAA GCCCAGCTGGTCAAAGACCGGCATTCATCCCTGCGGCTGGAAAGCCTGTATTCGGACGAGGAGGATGAGTCTGCAGCGGGGGCTGATAAGATCCAGATGACGTGGACACGGGACAAGTATATGGCAGCTGAGCCCTGGGACCCCAGCCACGCCCCTGACAACTTCCGAGAACTGGTGCATATTAAGCC GGACCAATCCAATGTGCGGCGCATGCACACTGCCGTGAAGCTCAATGAAGTCATTGTGACACGCTCCCACGATGCCCGACTGGTTCTACTGAACATGCCCGGCCCACCCAAGAACAGTGAGGGTGACGAGAACT